A genomic region of Candidatus Bathyarchaeia archaeon contains the following coding sequences:
- a CDS encoding ABC transporter permease: protein MIELELRRLRHDRTEIYFRAVQPILWIVIYGPVMGSVRAIPTGGVPYTDFITPGVMIQTTTFVSIFYGLMMVWERDSGILKKLLVTPASRYSMVIGRSMASGVRALFQALIILPIAIIIGVQFIPNPAYFILAFTIIFFASGGFAAISILVASFMKTRERFMGIGQAIIMPLFFASNALYPIQMMPPILREFSTFNPLSYVVDAVRGLLITGDLSNLLIDLVAIAIFDAVLFILASISFKRIIE, encoded by the coding sequence TGAGGAGACTACGCCATGACAGGACGGAAATCTACTTTAGGGCTGTTCAGCCAATTCTTTGGATAGTTATTTACGGTCCTGTGATGGGCAGTGTTAGGGCTATACCGACAGGCGGAGTGCCATACACGGACTTCATAACGCCGGGGGTTATGATTCAAACAACAACTTTCGTCAGCATATTCTATGGGTTGATGATGGTTTGGGAGAGGGACTCCGGCATCTTGAAGAAGTTGCTTGTCACTCCAGCCTCAAGGTATTCCATGGTGATAGGCCGATCCATGGCCTCAGGCGTAAGGGCCCTGTTCCAAGCCCTAATAATTCTGCCCATAGCCATCATAATTGGTGTGCAGTTTATACCAAACCCAGCCTACTTCATCCTAGCCTTCACAATAATCTTCTTTGCCTCAGGCGGATTCGCAGCCATATCCATACTCGTGGCCTCCTTCATGAAAACCAGAGAACGATTTATGGGCATAGGCCAAGCCATAATCATGCCCCTATTTTTTGCAAGCAACGCCCTATACCCAATCCAAATGATGCCGCCAATCCTAAGAGAATTTTCAACGTTCAACCCGCTAAGCTACGTTGTCGATGCAGTAAGAGGGTTGCTAATCACTGGAGACCTTTCAAATCTTCTAATAGATTTGGTCGCAATCGCTATTTTCGATGCTGTGCTATTCATTTTGGCGTCAATAAGCTTCAAGCGCATCATAGAATGA